One genomic region from Amycolatopsis sp. FBCC-B4732 encodes:
- a CDS encoding ABC transporter ATP-binding protein yields the protein MTTEAVRLEAVRKEYGGVVALDGISISFPRGGFTAVMGPSGSGKSTFLHCAAGLDRPTSGRVVLDGQDLDGKSETFLTKLRRDRVGFVFQAFNLLPALTVEQNVVLPLQLAGKRPDKRLVARILTHVGLDGRRKHLPGQLSGGQAQRVAIARALVTDPAVLFADEPTGALDTRTAADVLGLLRESVRSSGQTVIMVTHDPVAASYADEVVFLADGSIAGRLARPTAEAVAERMTHLGAWDRLAVRA from the coding sequence ATGACGACTGAGGCGGTTCGGCTCGAGGCCGTGCGCAAGGAGTACGGCGGTGTGGTCGCGCTGGACGGGATCTCGATCTCCTTCCCGCGTGGCGGTTTCACGGCGGTGATGGGCCCGTCGGGTTCGGGCAAGAGCACGTTCCTGCACTGCGCGGCGGGCCTCGACCGGCCGACGTCGGGCCGCGTCGTGCTCGACGGCCAGGACCTCGACGGCAAGAGCGAGACCTTCCTGACGAAGCTCCGGCGCGACCGCGTCGGGTTCGTCTTCCAGGCGTTCAACCTGCTGCCGGCGCTGACCGTCGAGCAGAACGTCGTGCTGCCGCTGCAGCTGGCCGGGAAGCGCCCGGACAAGCGCCTGGTGGCGCGGATCCTCACGCACGTCGGCCTCGACGGGCGCCGCAAGCACCTGCCCGGCCAGCTCTCCGGCGGCCAGGCGCAGCGGGTCGCGATCGCCCGCGCCCTGGTCACCGACCCCGCCGTGCTGTTCGCCGACGAACCGACCGGCGCGCTCGACACCCGCACCGCCGCCGACGTGCTCGGCCTGCTGCGCGAGTCCGTCCGGTCGTCCGGCCAGACGGTGATCATGGTGACGCACGACCCCGTCGCCGCGTCCTACGCCGACGAGGTCGTGTTCCTGGCCGACGGCTCGATCGCCGGGCGGCTCGCGCGCCCGACCGCGGAAGCCGTCGCGGAGCGGATGACTCACCTGGGTGCCTGGGACCGGCTGGCGGTGCGGGCCTGA
- a CDS encoding ABC transporter permease, whose protein sequence is MFSLAMRTLRLRKGGFLATFVAVFFGALIVSACGGLMESGIRSETPVQRLAAAPIVVGGQQTLKLPKDDPATLDPEDKHKFENATLPERVRLDASLAGRLRAVPGVTDVVGEVSFPAQIGSASAFGHAWDSAVLTPYALSGQPPRPGEVVVDAGLGLAVGDTLPVAAHGVVGQYRVSGIARAPQAMRDSAVFFAPSDASRLSGHPGTFDTIGVFGGDVAAVTSVVGDAGVVATGADRGALEFPEVNKSGEDLIVLAAVSGGLSAMVMVFVVAGTLTLSTQQRQRELALLRAIGTTPRQLRRMVLGEALVVGLLAVAAAVVLGPVLGQWLFDQLAANHVVPDVLRFEQGWLPATVAGGASLLAVVAASFVAGRRASKVRPTEALAEAAVERRWLTPIRLITALLCFAGGTALAIVTVAVMTGPVAASTAGPAVMLWAFGLAAISPGVTKLMASLLRWPVQAITGVNGRIALLNTRVGAVRAAGAVTPIMLAVGIATANIYLQTTQEAVSNQAYTEDLRADAVVGAPGGLDPAVLGRVRSTPGVAGASEYVTSAVFIEKPFESNQDDDGWPALGVSELTGNAAEVPATLGRQVGDTLSLRLGDGARVDVRVAAVVSQRAGFEKLVLPAGLLAPHTTLGLAPQLLVRAADGVDTATLTARLREATAGLPVSVGDRDALIAAHAKGNEVGAWVNYLLVGMIIAYTVISVVNTLVMATAKRRREFGLQRLSGFTRGQVLRMAGVEGGLIATIAVLLGTATAAGAIVPFCLVVTGSVLPTGPLAVYLVVLAIAVVLALVAILVPAWAATRGRAVDATSIGE, encoded by the coding sequence ATGTTCTCCCTCGCGATGCGGACGCTGCGCCTGCGCAAGGGCGGCTTCCTGGCGACGTTCGTCGCCGTGTTCTTCGGCGCGCTGATCGTCTCGGCGTGCGGTGGCCTGATGGAGTCGGGCATCCGGTCCGAGACGCCGGTGCAGCGCCTGGCCGCGGCGCCGATCGTCGTCGGCGGGCAGCAGACGCTGAAGCTGCCCAAGGACGACCCGGCGACCCTCGACCCCGAGGACAAGCACAAGTTCGAGAACGCGACCCTGCCCGAGCGCGTCCGCCTCGACGCCTCCCTGGCCGGCCGCCTGCGTGCGGTCCCCGGCGTCACGGACGTCGTCGGCGAGGTCAGCTTCCCGGCGCAGATCGGCAGCGCGAGCGCGTTCGGGCACGCCTGGGACTCCGCCGTGCTGACGCCGTACGCGCTCAGCGGTCAGCCGCCGCGGCCCGGTGAAGTGGTCGTCGACGCCGGGCTCGGGCTCGCTGTCGGGGACACGCTGCCCGTCGCGGCGCACGGGGTCGTCGGCCAGTACCGCGTGTCCGGCATCGCCCGGGCACCGCAGGCCATGCGCGACTCCGCGGTGTTCTTCGCGCCGTCCGACGCTTCGAGGCTCTCGGGACACCCTGGAACCTTCGACACCATCGGCGTCTTCGGCGGTGACGTCGCCGCGGTGACGTCGGTGGTCGGTGACGCGGGGGTCGTGGCGACCGGCGCCGACCGCGGTGCCCTGGAGTTCCCCGAGGTGAACAAGAGCGGCGAGGACCTGATCGTGCTGGCCGCCGTCTCGGGCGGGCTGTCGGCGATGGTCATGGTGTTCGTCGTCGCGGGCACGCTCACGCTGTCGACCCAGCAGCGCCAGCGCGAACTCGCGCTGCTGCGGGCGATCGGCACGACCCCGCGCCAGCTGCGGCGGATGGTGCTCGGCGAGGCGCTCGTCGTCGGCCTGCTCGCGGTCGCCGCCGCGGTCGTGCTCGGTCCGGTGCTCGGGCAGTGGCTGTTCGACCAGCTCGCCGCCAACCACGTCGTCCCCGACGTGCTGCGGTTCGAGCAGGGCTGGCTGCCGGCGACGGTCGCCGGGGGCGCATCGCTGCTGGCCGTCGTGGCCGCTTCCTTCGTGGCCGGGCGGCGGGCGTCGAAGGTGCGCCCGACCGAGGCGCTCGCCGAAGCCGCCGTCGAACGACGCTGGCTGACGCCGATCCGGCTGATCACCGCGCTCCTCTGCTTCGCCGGCGGGACGGCGCTGGCCATCGTCACGGTCGCCGTGATGACCGGCCCGGTCGCGGCCAGCACGGCGGGCCCGGCGGTGATGCTGTGGGCGTTCGGGCTCGCCGCGATCAGCCCGGGCGTGACGAAGCTGATGGCGTCGCTGCTGCGCTGGCCGGTGCAGGCGATCACCGGTGTCAACGGCCGGATCGCGCTGCTCAACACCCGGGTCGGCGCGGTGCGCGCGGCGGGCGCGGTCACCCCGATCATGCTCGCGGTCGGCATCGCGACCGCCAACATCTACCTGCAGACCACCCAGGAAGCCGTCTCGAACCAGGCGTACACCGAGGACCTGCGCGCGGACGCGGTCGTCGGCGCGCCGGGCGGGCTCGACCCGGCGGTGCTGGGGCGGGTGCGCTCGACCCCGGGTGTCGCGGGCGCGTCGGAGTACGTGACGAGCGCGGTGTTCATCGAGAAGCCGTTCGAGTCGAACCAGGACGACGACGGCTGGCCCGCGCTCGGCGTCAGCGAGCTGACCGGGAACGCCGCCGAGGTGCCGGCGACGCTCGGCCGCCAGGTCGGCGACACGCTGTCGCTGCGCCTCGGCGACGGTGCCCGGGTGGACGTGCGGGTGGCCGCCGTCGTGAGCCAGCGCGCCGGGTTCGAGAAGCTCGTGCTGCCCGCCGGGCTGCTGGCGCCGCACACCACGCTCGGGCTCGCGCCCCAGCTGCTGGTCCGCGCCGCCGACGGCGTCGACACGGCGACGCTGACTGCACGCCTTCGCGAGGCGACGGCCGGGTTGCCGGTGTCCGTCGGGGACCGGGACGCGCTGATCGCGGCGCACGCGAAGGGCAACGAGGTCGGCGCCTGGGTCAACTACCTGCTCGTCGGGATGATCATCGCGTACACGGTGATTTCGGTGGTGAACACGCTGGTGATGGCCACGGCCAAGCGGCGCCGCGAGTTCGGGCTGCAGCGGCTGAGCGGGTTCACCCGAGGTCAGGTGCTGCGGATGGCGGGCGTCGAGGGCGGGCTGATCGCCACCATCGCCGTGCTGCTCGGCACGGCCACCGCGGCCGGCGCGATCGTGCCGTTCTGCCTCGTGGTGACCGGCTCGGTGCTGCCGACCGGACCGCTCGCGGTCTACCTGGTGGTGCTCGCGATCGCCGTCGTGCTCGCGCTCGTCGCGATCCTCGTCCCGGCCTGGGCGGCGACGCGCGGGCGTGCGGTCGACGCCACATCGATCGGGGAGTGA
- the pyrE gene encoding orotate phosphoribosyltransferase, giving the protein MANPGLDQAAKLELARLVTDLSVVHGKVTLASGKEADYYIDLRRATLHHAAAPLIGKLLRQLTADWDYVAAGGLTLGADPVALAMLHSAATDGVVLDAFVVRKSVKEHGMQRRIEGMEVRGQRVLAVEDTSTTGGSVLEAVAALREAGATVIGVVTVVDRDTGAREAIEKEGLEYRYILGLDDLGLE; this is encoded by the coding sequence GTGGCGAACCCCGGGTTGGATCAAGCGGCGAAACTCGAACTGGCCAGGCTGGTCACCGATCTTTCCGTGGTGCACGGAAAAGTGACCCTGGCGTCCGGCAAGGAAGCCGACTACTACATCGATCTCCGGCGGGCGACGCTGCACCACGCGGCCGCGCCGCTGATCGGCAAGCTCCTGCGCCAGCTGACGGCGGACTGGGACTACGTGGCGGCCGGCGGCCTGACCCTCGGCGCCGACCCGGTCGCGCTGGCGATGCTGCACTCCGCGGCCACCGACGGCGTCGTGCTGGACGCGTTCGTGGTCCGGAAGTCCGTCAAGGAACACGGCATGCAGCGGCGCATCGAGGGCATGGAGGTCCGGGGCCAGCGCGTGCTGGCGGTCGAGGACACCTCCACGACCGGCGGCAGCGTGCTCGAAGCCGTCGCGGCCCTGCGTGAAGCGGGCGCGACCGTGATCGGCGTGGTGACGGTGGTCGACCGCGACACCGGCGCGCGCGAGGCCATCGAGAAGGAAGGCCTCGAGTACCGGTACATCCTCGGGCTCGACGACCTCGGCCTCGAGTGA
- a CDS encoding CsbD family protein, translating to MSLGDKIGNKAEELGGKAKEAAGDATGNEQLQAEGQADQAKAGLKGAVENVKDAAKDLFKK from the coding sequence ATGTCGTTGGGCGACAAGATCGGCAACAAGGCCGAGGAACTGGGCGGCAAGGCCAAAGAAGCGGCCGGTGACGCCACCGGGAACGAGCAGCTGCAGGCCGAGGGCCAGGCCGACCAGGCGAAGGCCGGGCTCAAGGGCGCCGTCGAGAACGTGAAGGACGCCGCCAAGGACCTGTTCAAGAAGTGA
- a CDS encoding RNA polymerase sigma factor — protein MTTAATPLDDATLVGRARDGDVRAYEQLVLRYQGPMFRLAVKMLAHRGDAEDVVQEVFLNAWRKLGQLGEDAAFVGWLYRATTNRCLNAIRARRPQADVDLDAAESPRTDLQPERAAQVSGQLAALNAALAELTPEQRACWLLREVHGRSYEEIGEVVGANATAVRGRIARARAQLAEVMKPWR, from the coding sequence GTGACGACCGCCGCCACACCGCTTGACGACGCGACCCTCGTCGGCCGCGCGCGAGATGGCGACGTGCGGGCGTACGAACAGCTCGTGCTGCGCTACCAGGGCCCGATGTTCCGGCTCGCCGTGAAGATGCTCGCGCACCGCGGGGACGCCGAAGACGTCGTGCAGGAGGTCTTCCTCAACGCCTGGCGCAAGCTCGGCCAGCTCGGCGAGGACGCCGCGTTCGTCGGCTGGCTCTACCGGGCCACCACGAACCGCTGCCTCAACGCGATCCGCGCGCGCCGGCCCCAGGCCGACGTCGACCTGGACGCCGCCGAGTCGCCGCGGACCGATCTGCAGCCGGAGCGGGCCGCCCAGGTGAGCGGGCAGCTGGCGGCGTTGAACGCGGCGCTGGCGGAGCTGACGCCCGAACAGAGAGCATGCTGGCTGCTGCGCGAAGTGCACGGCCGGTCCTACGAAGAGATCGGCGAAGTCGTCGGCGCGAACGCGACCGCGGTCCGCGGCCGGATCGCGCGGGCCAGGGCCCAGCTGGCGGAGGTGATGAAGCCATGGCGATGA
- a CDS encoding Asp23/Gls24 family envelope stress response protein, with amino-acid sequence MAMTDYELPCERDVEQVWDRLDAVGAGLADEHELTCPHCRVARESLLALREATTELVAEDDVPSPDLFGRIMSAVRAEVRRDRMVRLPTPEPGFVEVSEQAVAAVLRYAADTVDGVRARRCRVRTGADGVVEVDLTLAVSLRNATGGEALAKVRERVTAAAAARVGLTLAKLDLLVDDIFEEDTVGEPGE; translated from the coding sequence ATGGCGATGACGGACTACGAGCTGCCCTGCGAACGCGACGTGGAGCAGGTGTGGGACCGGCTCGACGCGGTCGGCGCCGGGCTGGCCGACGAACACGAACTGACCTGCCCGCACTGCCGGGTCGCGCGCGAGAGCCTGCTGGCCCTGCGCGAAGCCACCACGGAGCTGGTGGCCGAGGACGACGTGCCGTCGCCGGACCTGTTCGGCCGGATCATGTCGGCCGTGCGAGCCGAGGTGCGGCGCGACCGGATGGTGCGGCTGCCGACCCCGGAACCCGGGTTCGTCGAGGTCAGCGAGCAGGCGGTGGCGGCGGTGCTGCGGTACGCGGCCGACACGGTCGACGGCGTCCGGGCGCGGCGCTGCCGCGTGCGCACCGGCGCCGATGGGGTGGTCGAAGTCGACCTCACCCTCGCGGTGAGTCTCCGGAACGCCACGGGCGGTGAAGCGTTGGCGAAGGTGCGGGAGCGGGTGACCGCGGCGGCCGCGGCCCGGGTGGGCCTGACGCTGGCGAAGCTCGACCTGCTCGTGGACGACATCTTCGAGGAAGACACGGTCGGGGAGCCAGGGGAATGA
- a CDS encoding Asp23/Gls24 family envelope stress response protein produces the protein MSVDYVVADPVIASVAARAAIATPGVVRLEPGLRGLVTAWTRAARQRWKGLDPAPADGVRVRTADGRVTVHVDLVTAGADQAAAVGRAVQRSVTRFVAEQTGLVVDEVSVSIMDIEPAPR, from the coding sequence ATGAGCGTTGACTACGTGGTCGCCGATCCGGTGATCGCGAGCGTGGCGGCACGGGCGGCGATCGCCACGCCGGGGGTGGTGCGGCTCGAGCCGGGCCTGCGCGGCCTGGTGACGGCGTGGACGCGCGCGGCCCGCCAGCGCTGGAAGGGGCTCGACCCGGCGCCGGCGGACGGCGTCCGGGTCCGCACCGCGGACGGCCGGGTGACGGTCCACGTCGACCTGGTCACCGCGGGGGCGGACCAGGCGGCGGCGGTCGGCCGTGCGGTCCAGCGCTCGGTGACCCGGTTCGTCGCCGAGCAGACCGGTTTGGTCGTCGACGAAGTGTCGGTGTCCATCATGGACATCGAGCCGGCGCCCCGGTGA
- a CDS encoding Asp23/Gls24 family envelope stress response protein: protein MTATAEKNTVATTATTESALVTKQGTTTIADTVVQKIAGLAAREVTGVYDLGGGAARALSAIRDRIPGASASVGQGVTVEVGEKQAAVDLQLLVEYGVAIADLARAVRRNVITAIEQMTGLEVVEVNINVNDVHLPGDDDEPVASDRVR from the coding sequence ATGACCGCGACGGCCGAGAAGAACACGGTGGCCACCACCGCCACCACCGAGAGCGCCCTCGTCACCAAGCAGGGCACCACCACCATCGCCGACACCGTCGTCCAGAAGATCGCCGGGCTCGCCGCCCGCGAGGTCACCGGCGTGTACGACCTCGGCGGCGGCGCGGCCCGCGCGCTGAGCGCCATCCGCGACCGCATCCCGGGCGCGTCCGCCAGTGTCGGCCAGGGCGTGACGGTCGAGGTCGGCGAAAAGCAGGCGGCGGTCGACCTGCAGCTCCTGGTCGAGTACGGCGTCGCGATCGCCGACCTCGCGCGGGCGGTGCGCCGCAACGTGATCACCGCGATCGAGCAGATGACCGGGCTCGAGGTCGTCGAGGTGAACATCAACGTCAACGACGTCCACCTGCCCGGTGACGACGACGAGCCGGTCGCCTCGGACCGGGTGCGCTGA
- a CDS encoding Asp23/Gls24 family envelope stress response protein gives MTTVAPRAVRRIAAHAAREVDGVGGDVTAEATVDGESTTLDIRLPLAYPAPITATAEAVRAHLLGRTAELTGLTTRRVDITAEPARHEQPKRRVR, from the coding sequence GTGACCACCGTGGCCCCGCGGGCGGTGCGGCGCATCGCCGCGCACGCCGCCCGCGAGGTGGACGGCGTCGGCGGCGACGTGACCGCCGAGGCCACTGTGGACGGAGAGTCGACCACTTTGGACATCCGGCTGCCCCTGGCGTACCCGGCCCCGATCACGGCTACGGCCGAGGCGGTCCGGGCGCACCTGCTCGGCCGGACGGCGGAACTGACCGGCCTGACCACGAGGCGCGTGGACATCACGGCCGAGCCGGCCCGGCACGAGCAGCCGAAGCGGCGGGTCCGGTGA
- a CDS encoding DUF6286 domain-containing protein — MLTALVVLAACALVVTALVQRLLGERPVLSFEAIAGRVHETTWNALPVLVGGGAAVLVGFVLLAAAVLRGRPVVLALSPAAGVEAGTTRHGLRTSLRATAAGVDGVATVALKLGRRKVRVKVRTNRTNTEGLAAAVETAVSRRLEQVGLAEPPRVRVRVRGGAR; from the coding sequence GTGCTGACGGCGCTGGTCGTGCTCGCGGCGTGCGCGCTGGTCGTGACGGCGCTGGTGCAGCGCCTGCTCGGCGAGCGGCCGGTGCTGTCGTTCGAGGCGATCGCCGGCCGGGTGCACGAAACGACGTGGAACGCACTGCCCGTGCTCGTCGGGGGCGGGGCAGCGGTTCTGGTCGGGTTCGTGCTCCTGGCGGCGGCGGTCCTGCGGGGGCGCCCGGTGGTCCTGGCGCTCTCGCCGGCCGCCGGGGTGGAGGCGGGCACGACCCGCCACGGCCTGCGGACGTCGCTGCGCGCGACGGCCGCGGGCGTGGACGGGGTGGCGACGGTCGCGCTGAAGCTGGGGCGGCGGAAGGTGAGGGTGAAGGTGCGGACGAACCGGACGAACACGGAAGGCCTGGCCGCCGCGGTGGAGACAGCGGTCTCGCGGCGGTTGGAGCAGGTGGGCCTGGCGGAGCCGCCGAGGGTCCGGGTCCGGGTGCGAGGAGGAGCGCGATGA
- the amaP gene encoding alkaline shock response membrane anchor protein AmaP, whose product MNRPAALNRTLLALIGLVLLAAGGFAVATYFGRLHLLDPAAPLVPGAAPPPTWVFWVAIGVAVLLGLLCLRWLAAQAFRRPKSVAWRSETETGALVLDSGTAAGPVAADVEEYDGVRAASAWLSGPRDAPELALVVTTDRDADATAIRERITDHAVPRLKQALEVEDLPVRLEIRLTAKSGARAR is encoded by the coding sequence ATGAACCGGCCCGCGGCCCTCAACCGCACCCTGCTCGCCCTCATCGGGCTCGTCCTCCTCGCCGCCGGCGGGTTCGCCGTCGCCACGTACTTCGGGCGCCTTCACCTCCTCGACCCCGCCGCGCCCCTCGTGCCCGGCGCCGCACCGCCGCCCACCTGGGTGTTCTGGGTCGCGATCGGCGTTGCCGTGCTGCTCGGCCTCCTCTGCCTCCGGTGGCTGGCCGCGCAGGCGTTCCGGCGGCCGAAGAGCGTCGCGTGGCGGAGTGAAACCGAGACCGGCGCCCTCGTGCTCGACTCCGGTACCGCCGCCGGCCCCGTCGCCGCCGACGTCGAGGAGTACGACGGCGTCCGGGCCGCCTCGGCCTGGCTCTCCGGGCCCCGCGACGCTCCCGAGCTCGCCCTGGTCGTCACCACCGACCGGGACGCCGACGCCACCGCCATCCGGGAACGCATCACCGACCACGCCGTCCCGCGGCTCAAGCAGGCCCTCGAAGTCGAGGACCTGCCCGTGCGGCTGGAAATTCGGCTGACGGCGAAATCCGGGGCGCGGGCGCGCTGA
- a CDS encoding DUF2784 domain-containing protein produces MAKFLADVTVAVHLLALVLIGFGGFVAWRWPKLIFVHLLGVTWGVLVNVAPVPCPFTALENYFRHQQGLGDLPGGFNAYYLYDTVFPRAWLPAIGIVAVAVVVYSYVGVYHRWRDREHAGETHARPVHLG; encoded by the coding sequence ATGGCGAAGTTCCTGGCCGACGTGACGGTCGCGGTCCACCTGCTGGCGTTGGTGCTCATCGGTTTCGGCGGCTTCGTCGCCTGGCGGTGGCCGAAGCTCATCTTCGTCCACCTGCTCGGTGTGACCTGGGGCGTCCTGGTGAACGTCGCGCCGGTGCCGTGCCCGTTCACCGCGCTCGAGAACTACTTCCGCCACCAGCAGGGCCTCGGTGACCTGCCCGGCGGGTTCAACGCGTACTACCTGTACGACACCGTCTTCCCGCGGGCCTGGCTGCCGGCGATCGGCATCGTCGCGGTCGCGGTGGTCGTCTACTCCTACGTCGGCGTCTACCACCGCTGGCGCGACCGCGAGCACGCCGGGGAAACCCACGCGCGCCCGGTCCACCTGGGCTGA